A section of the Bradyrhizobium oligotrophicum S58 genome encodes:
- the bioD gene encoding dethiobiotin synthase, producing MAQCIVVTGTDTGIGKTVFAAGLTALLGACYWKPVQAGLTEETDACRVQRLAELSDDRVIPEAYRLAEPASPHRAARLAGISIDPVGLHPPEAGGRPVVIEGAGGVMVPLDSDTLFLDVFARWQCPVVLCARTSLGTINHSLLSLAALRSRGIDIIGIAFIGEANADNEDTICRLGAVGRLGRLPWLSPLDAPSLQHAFAAQFRRTDFAR from the coding sequence ATGGCGCAGTGCATCGTAGTCACCGGCACCGATACCGGCATCGGCAAGACCGTGTTCGCCGCCGGCCTGACCGCGCTGCTCGGCGCCTGCTATTGGAAGCCGGTGCAGGCAGGGCTCACGGAGGAGACGGATGCCTGCCGCGTCCAGCGGCTCGCCGAGCTCTCCGACGATCGCGTGATTCCCGAAGCCTATCGGCTGGCGGAGCCGGCCTCGCCGCATCGCGCGGCACGCCTCGCAGGCATCAGCATCGATCCGGTCGGCCTGCATCCTCCGGAGGCCGGCGGCCGGCCGGTCGTCATCGAGGGCGCCGGCGGCGTCATGGTGCCGCTCGATTCCGATACGCTGTTTCTCGACGTCTTCGCGCGCTGGCAGTGCCCGGTCGTGCTGTGCGCGCGCACCAGCCTCGGCACCATCAACCACTCGCTGCTATCGCTTGCGGCGCTGCGCAGCCGCGGCATCGACATCATCGGCATCGCTTTCATCGGTGAAGCCAACGCGGACAACGAGGACACGATCTGCCGTCTTGGCGCAGTGGGCCGTCTCGGCCGGCTGCCGTGGCTCTCGCCGCTCGATGCCCCATCACTTCAGCACGCCTTCGCTGCTCAATTCCGGCGGACGGATTTCGCGCGATGA
- a CDS encoding 8-amino-7-oxononanoate synthase, whose amino-acid sequence MQSLATDGRLRRLVPRSGLDFSSNDYLGLAQAPRIKRAVATAMEAGTPVGAGGSRLLRGNCEEHERLEAEAARFFGAEGALFFGSGYVANYAVLTTLPQRDDLVVLDKLVHASTHEGARAGRAEMCQFNHNDPQSAHDAILAWRRDGGVGRPWIVVESLYSMDGDLAPLDDLVALAERHDGFVLIDEAHATGVQGEHGRGLAARYERRESVVIVHTCGKALGAAGALVTASRVLLDTLINRCRPFIFATAPSPLMAVAVLEALAILKDEPERQQKLAQFVAFTHREIVARFGETWSSSQIVPYIVGDNAAAMELALALQLRGFDVRGVRPPTVPAGTARLRLSLTLNVDEAAITALLDALVDEIGAKRSWRSAS is encoded by the coding sequence ATGCAAAGCCTCGCGACCGATGGCCGGCTGCGGCGGCTGGTCCCGCGATCCGGTCTCGATTTTTCCTCCAACGACTATCTTGGTCTGGCGCAGGCGCCGCGCATCAAGCGCGCAGTGGCGACGGCGATGGAGGCGGGGACGCCGGTGGGGGCGGGCGGCTCGCGCCTACTGCGCGGCAATTGCGAGGAGCACGAGCGGCTCGAAGCCGAGGCGGCGCGCTTCTTCGGCGCCGAGGGCGCGCTGTTCTTCGGCTCCGGCTATGTCGCGAATTACGCCGTGCTGACGACGTTGCCGCAGCGCGACGATCTCGTCGTGCTCGACAAACTGGTTCATGCCAGCACCCATGAGGGCGCCCGTGCCGGTCGCGCCGAGATGTGCCAGTTCAATCACAACGATCCGCAATCCGCTCATGACGCCATCCTGGCGTGGCGCAGGGATGGCGGCGTCGGCCGGCCCTGGATCGTGGTGGAAAGCCTCTACAGCATGGATGGTGATCTTGCGCCGCTCGACGATCTCGTCGCGCTCGCCGAGCGCCATGACGGCTTCGTGCTGATCGACGAGGCGCATGCGACCGGCGTGCAAGGCGAGCACGGCCGCGGCCTTGCCGCGCGCTACGAGAGACGCGAGAGCGTCGTGATCGTCCATACCTGCGGCAAGGCGCTGGGGGCAGCCGGCGCGCTGGTCACCGCCAGCCGCGTGCTGCTGGACACGCTGATCAACCGCTGCCGCCCCTTCATCTTCGCCACAGCGCCGTCGCCGCTGATGGCGGTGGCGGTGCTGGAGGCGCTCGCGATCCTGAAGGATGAGCCCGAACGGCAGCAGAAGCTGGCGCAGTTCGTGGCCTTCACCCATCGCGAGATTGTCGCGCGCTTCGGCGAGACGTGGTCGTCGTCGCAGATCGTGCCCTATATCGTCGGCGACAATGCGGCTGCGATGGAGCTGGCACTGGCGCTGCAACTGCGTGGCTTCGACGTCCGCGGTGTTCGCCCGCCGACGGTGCCGGCCGGCACGGCGCGTCTGCGGCTGTCGCTCACGTTGAATGTCGATGAGGCGGCGATCACGGCGCTGCTCGATGCGCTCGTCGATGAAATCGGAGCGAAGCGGTCATGGCGCAGTGCATCGTAG